The Kosmotoga arenicorallina S304 genome contains the following window.
CATTATTGGGGGTCAGACCGATAACTAGTTTTTTTATTATTCTCGTTACTCGTGACTCGTGACTCGGTTTTTATCATTCTAGCAACTCAATACTTAAATCACAAAAGGAGTAAAGTTAATGTCATTCAAGGAACTGGACCTCTGGGAAAAGAGCATTGAATTAGTAACCGACATATATTCATTGACAAAGAAATTCCCGAAAAGTGAAATCTATGGCCTGACAATGCAGATGCGCCGCGCAGCGGTTTCAATCCCATCAAATATAGCTGAAGGAAACGGTAGGGGAAGTTCAAAAGAATTTATTCAATTTCTTATTGTTTCGAGAGGATCTTTAACTGAATTGATGACTCAAGTGGAAATATCAAAAAGATTGGGGTTTATTCCCAAAGATGAAAGCAAAGATCTATTGGAAAAAATGGAAAGAATAATGATGATGCTTAACAAACTAATCACAACACTTCGTTCAAAACTTAATTCTTAGTTATTCCGTGAACTGTTGCTTAGTTTTATTTATTCTCGTAACTCACAACTCGCGACTCGTGACTCGGTTTTTATCATTCTCGTAACTCGTTACTCGGTTCTCTTGTTCTTGAATCTCGTTACTCGAATCTCGTTACTCGTAACTCGTGACTAAAAACACCCCCGAAAGGAGCTTTATGCAAAGATTACGCACCTCCAAATATTCGTTAGCGTTAATGTACATAATAACCCTATACATAATACAATCGACAATAGTCGATTGGACTCCCGGTTTGCTCTTTCAGGCAACCATATTAAACATAGCCCTTCTATTAGGCATCTACGCCTTCCGAGGATTCGATAATTCCAATCTCCAATCATTAAATTCAAGTCTTGTCTCATATTCAATTGGCTCTTTTATCGGTGCCCTTTTTTCCCTGATGTTCGTAGCCTTTTTCAAAACAAAACTTCCAAAAGAAATTTTCATAACATCCCTGGCACTTTCGGGTATAATTTTCCCCATAATCTCCACTTACACAATGAGAAAAGTGCTATCTTTGATTCCTCCAAAACGCTATCTTATTATTGGAAAAGAATCAGAAATAGGAGAAATCATTCGAGAAGTCGAAAAAGCTTCCATGGGAAAAGTAAAAGTCTATGGATATATGAACCCCTCTTCCGTTGCTCTTGAACAGGCTCTTTCACTGAGCCTTTTTGACAGCATCCTTGTAGCAGACCAAAAACTCTCCAGAACAGTAGAATTTGTCCTTGAAAACGCACACCAGAAAGGCAAATCAGTAGAGTTCCTTCCCCTGATAGTTGAACAAACCCTGAAAAGAATCCCCATTGAACTGATAGATAAATTCAAGGAATATTATGAAATTCAATTCAGTTCAGTGCGAGAAACTCCTTCAAAAAGAATTTTAGACCTATTCATTTCAATAATAGCTATGATTATTCTTTCCCCTGTGTATTTGGTAATATATCTATCAATACTCTTAGATGATGGGTTACCAATCATTTTCAAGCAAATGCGTGTCGGACTGAATGGCAATAACTTCATCATGCACAAATTCAGGTCAATGAAAAAAGATGCGGAATCAACAGGAGCTAAATACGCTACCCAACAGGAAAATAACGTAACAAAAATCGGAAAATTAATGAGACCGATCAGATTGGATGAAATCCCGCAATTTTAT
Protein-coding sequences here:
- a CDS encoding four helix bundle protein, with the protein product MSFKELDLWEKSIELVTDIYSLTKKFPKSEIYGLTMQMRRAAVSIPSNIAEGNGRGSSKEFIQFLIVSRGSLTELMTQVEISKRLGFIPKDESKDLLEKMERIMMMLNKLITTLRSKLNS
- a CDS encoding exopolysaccharide biosynthesis polyprenyl glycosylphosphotransferase; the protein is MQRLRTSKYSLALMYIITLYIIQSTIVDWTPGLLFQATILNIALLLGIYAFRGFDNSNLQSLNSSLVSYSIGSFIGALFSLMFVAFFKTKLPKEIFITSLALSGIIFPIISTYTMRKVLSLIPPKRYLIIGKESEIGEIIREVEKASMGKVKVYGYMNPSSVALEQALSLSLFDSILVADQKLSRTVEFVLENAHQKGKSVEFLPLIVEQTLKRIPIELIDKFKEYYEIQFSSVRETPSKRILDLFISIIAMIILSPVYLVIYLSILLDDGLPIIFKQMRVGLNGNNFIMHKFRSMKKDAESTGAKYATQQENNVTKIGKLMRPIRLDEIPQFYDILIGKMSFVGPRPEQPEFAKELAEVLPYYNYRHKLKPGLTGWAQTNYKYAATIEEQAKKLSYDLYYIKNRSLLLDLQIILRTFETVVFRKGAK